One genomic segment of Nitrospira sp. includes these proteins:
- the rsfS gene encoding ribosome silencing factor, with translation MLDKKALDVQILHVGPLTSVADYLVIGSAESDRQTRAIADHVSDVLTGQGDRPLSVEGTTSGQWVLMDFGDVVAHIFRQDAREHYALERLWSDAKPLSIPEEKPEEKPEKPVAPKRRIIVRTPKARKSV, from the coding sequence ATGCTCGACAAGAAGGCCCTGGATGTCCAGATCCTGCACGTCGGTCCGTTAACCTCGGTAGCAGACTACCTCGTCATCGGGTCAGCGGAATCAGATCGGCAGACACGCGCCATTGCAGACCATGTCAGCGACGTCCTGACCGGCCAGGGAGACCGGCCCCTCAGCGTCGAAGGCACCACATCAGGCCAGTGGGTCTTGATGGATTTCGGCGACGTCGTCGCGCATATCTTTCGGCAGGACGCCCGCGAGCACTACGCGCTGGAGCGTCTCTGGAGCGATGCGAAGCCACTGAGCATTCCGGAAGAGAAGCCGGAAGAGAAGCCCGAAAAGCCTGTCGCACCCAAACGGCGCATTATCGTCAGGACACCCAAAGCACGAAAATCGGTCTAG
- a CDS encoding tetratricopeptide repeat protein, whose product MFRLLLTIFLISAGVFIYSYFRELNPGMVMVRTSSAVEFELSPVTLVLISMAIGAVVVTFVVGLQQTAHAIITWQSSRLARRKEKVDALHREGTHAFMSKRTVEAMSLFEKALAMDPNRVDSLLWLGNIYRSELNYAEAIRLHQHAHRVDDRNIEVLLELGKDLEGAKRYEDALQALQKILKIEPDNLTALIRKRDLLIRLEKWSDALEIQHRLLKANLPESEKQAEADLLVGCMYEVGRQLLERGHPDKARRYFRGAIKKERSFLPAYIGIGEILIHEGKTKDAVEILKKVYSRTRSVIILHRLEELFLEQGEPGEIIRVYQEALQQDPQNPVLQFYLGKLYYRLEMVDEAFDVLSTIEGPQDHLLDYHKIMANLYLRKQHFEQAIVELKKALSFKKRVIVPYICTQCQQESLEWSGRCRRCARWNTLTALPWLEAGQPAAGAENAPSSARTVPYQGIASPFETV is encoded by the coding sequence ATGTTCAGACTGCTGCTCACCATCTTCCTCATCAGCGCCGGCGTCTTCATCTATAGCTATTTCCGTGAGCTGAACCCCGGCATGGTGATGGTCCGCACGAGCTCTGCCGTGGAATTTGAACTGAGCCCGGTGACGCTGGTGCTCATTTCCATGGCGATCGGCGCCGTGGTCGTGACCTTCGTGGTGGGCTTACAGCAAACCGCGCACGCCATCATCACCTGGCAAAGCAGCCGCCTGGCGCGACGGAAAGAAAAAGTGGACGCTCTGCATCGCGAAGGCACCCACGCCTTCATGTCCAAGCGCACGGTCGAGGCCATGAGCCTCTTCGAGAAAGCGCTGGCGATGGATCCCAATCGCGTGGACTCCCTGCTGTGGCTGGGCAATATCTACCGATCCGAACTCAACTACGCCGAAGCCATCCGGCTGCACCAGCATGCCCATCGCGTCGACGATCGAAACATCGAAGTCCTGCTGGAGCTGGGGAAAGATCTGGAAGGCGCCAAGCGCTATGAAGACGCGCTGCAGGCCTTGCAGAAGATCCTCAAGATCGAACCGGATAACCTGACCGCCTTGATCCGCAAACGCGACCTTCTTATCCGTCTGGAGAAGTGGAGCGATGCGCTGGAAATTCAACACCGCCTCTTAAAAGCGAATCTGCCTGAGTCGGAAAAGCAGGCCGAAGCGGACCTCCTCGTCGGCTGCATGTACGAAGTCGGCCGCCAGCTGCTGGAGCGAGGGCACCCCGACAAGGCTCGCCGGTATTTCCGCGGCGCCATCAAGAAAGAACGGAGCTTCCTGCCGGCCTACATCGGCATCGGGGAAATCCTGATCCATGAAGGCAAGACGAAGGACGCGGTAGAAATCTTGAAGAAGGTCTACAGCCGGACCAGGAGCGTCATCATCCTCCATCGTTTGGAAGAACTCTTCCTGGAGCAGGGCGAGCCCGGCGAGATCATCCGCGTGTACCAGGAAGCCCTGCAGCAAGACCCCCAGAATCCCGTGCTGCAGTTCTATCTGGGGAAACTCTACTATCGGCTTGAAATGGTCGACGAAGCGTTCGACGTGCTCTCCACAATCGAAGGGCCGCAAGATCATCTGCTGGACTATCACAAGATCATGGCCAATCTGTATCTGCGCAAGCAGCACTTCGAGCAGGCCATCGTCGAACTCAAGAAAGCGCTCAGCTTCAAGAAGCGCGTGATCGTCCCCTATATCTGCACCCAGTGCCAGCAGGAATCATTGGAATGGTCGGGCCGCTGCCGCCGCTGCGCCCGCTGGAACACCCTCACCGCCCTCCCCTGGCTCGAAGCCGGCCAACCGGCCGCGGGCGCAGAGAATGCTCCATCTTCTGCCCGCACCGTCCCCTACCAGGGCATTGCTTCTCCGTTTGAAACCGTGTAG